The sequence AGCTCGGTCGGGGCCGCCGGGTTCGAGACGTCCCACAGCCGCACCGTGTGGTCCTCGCTGCCGGTGGCCAGGGTCCGCCGGTCCGGCGAGAACGCGAGCGCCCAGACCGGCCCGGTGTCGGCGGTCAGGGCGGTCAGGAAGCGCGCGGACGACGGCTGGGACACGTCCCACAGCCGCACCGTGTGGTCCTCGCCGCTGCTGGCGAGCGTGCGCCCGTCCCGCGAGAACGCCACCGCGTCGACCGCGGCGGTGTGGCCGGTCACGCGGCCCAGGTCCCGTGGTGCCCCCGGTCGGGAGACGTCCCAGAGGTGCACCGTGCCGTCGTCGCCGCCGCTGGCCAGGGTGCGGCCGTCCGGTGAGTACGCCACCCCCTCGACCCGGTCGGTGTGGCCGACCAACGGCTTGCCCAGCGGGTGGAAGGGGACGGGCGCGGCGATGGAGGGCACCGGGCCGCGGGCCGGGCCGGCCGCGTCGGCCGTGGAGCCGGACCGGCCGCCGAACTCGACGACGCCCAGGGTGACGCCGACCAGCAGCAGGACCGCCGCGCCGATCGCGGCCGGTACCGCCCAGACCGGACGGCCGCGCCGCGGTCGCGCGGCGGAGGCCGGCGTGGAGAGGGAGAACACATCGGCCTGGTCCCGCCCGACCCGGGTCGCCGCCTCGTCCGCCCGGCGCGGGCCGGGCGGAGACGGCTCGGGCCCCGGATCCGGTTGGGTCGTCCCCAGCTCGCGGCCGTCGTCGAACGGCCCCGCGCCGGCCGGGGACGGCGCCGGAGGGTACGAAGGCGTCGGGGTGCCGCCCTCGGTGAGGGTCTTCTGCGACAGCGTGTCAAGGGCCGCGTCGAGCCAGAGCGCGAGCGAGCCCGTCCTGGCCTGTGGGGGCGACGCGAGCGTGTCCTGGATGTGCTGGATCAGGGCGGGGCGTCGCGCGGTCAGCGGGTCGCGGTGCAGCCGCTCGGCGAGCAGCCGCTCGTCGAGCCAGCCCTCCGGCGTCATCGGCAGCCGCGCGCCCAGCAGTACCTGCGCGGTCGTCGCCGCGAAGGCGTACCAGTCCGCCGACGGCGTCGCCATCGCGCCCGGGACGCGCATCTCCGGTGCCGCGTAGGGCGCGCTGCGCCCGGACGCTCCGGTCGCGTCGGTGAGCCGGGCCAGACCCAGGTCGACCAGCACGGTGCCGCCGTCCTCGCGCACCACGATGTTGGCCGGCTTCACGTCACCGTGGGCGACCGGCACGTTGGTCGCCCGGCCGGAGTGCATCTCGTCGAGCGCGCCGGCGACGTTGCGCAGCTTCCGGATCCGGTCGGAGATCCGGGTGTCGGGGTGCTCGTTGTACCACTCCCGCAGCGTCAGGCCCTCGACGAAGTCCATGACGACGTAGCCGGACCGGGTGGAGGCGTCGGCGAGACCGGCGCGGTGCTGGCCCGGCCCGGTGAACACGTCGGTGACCCGGACCAGCCCGGGGTGGTGCAGCGTGCTCAGCAGCCGGTCGGTCTGCTCCCACTCGGCCTCGTCACCCGGCCGGGCCGGCATGATCTTGATGGCGACCGTGGTGCGGCCGGCGGCGGACAGCGGGAGCACGGCCCGCCACACCTCGCCCTCGCCGCCCTTGCCCACCTGCTCGACCAGGCGGTACTTGTCGGGAGCCGCGGCGGGACCGACCCAGAAGTCGCCGTCAGACAAGGGGTCCCCCGGATGCATGCCGTCGTGTCACGTCACGGCCGAGGCGGAACGTCACCGAGGAGGCGCAGGCCCACCGCGCCCAGACGCCCCAGGTCACGCCAGAAGACGACCTCGGCCTCAAAGGTGCGGAAAGCGACGATATCGCCTGGTGGCCGACCACCGCCAGCCCACACCGGGCCTGGTCACCCTGCGCCAGCGCAGGCTAGTGATCTTCAGGCGCATCTCGTTGGATCGAGTCGTCCACTGCCATGGCGGCGGTGGGCATCCAGGGCGGCCGCCGTCTCGTCGGGGGGACCAGACGACCACCGTCCGTCACTGGTTCACGACCAACACCCCCGCGATTGAGGAGGAAGGGGAATGTCGACCGACCAGCCGATCAGCTCTGGTCCGTGCCGGGAGGACGGGGCCGAGGCCGAGGGCGGGGCCACGGACTCGGCGGCCTGGGCGTGGCGGCGCGCCAGCTTCTGCGGCCCGGAGGCGAACGCCTGCGTGGACGTCGCCTTCGGGCCCGCGGCCGTCGCCGTCCGGGACTCGAAGGACCCGTCCGGCCCGGTCCTGCTGTTCACCACCGCCGAGTGGGCCGGCTTCCTGAGCGGCGTGCATAACGGCGAGTTCGAGCTCCCTCACCGGGAGCTCGAACTACCGGTCTGTTAGCCGGCCGCTGACCGCCCCGGGCCACGGGGCGGTCAGCCCGACGTCCACAGCCGTACCGTCGTGTCCCAGCTACCGCTGACGATGGTGCGCCCGCCCGGCACCCAGGCCACCGACGACACCAGGTCGCCGTGACCGTTCAGGGTGGCCACCGAGCTCGGCGACTGCGGGTTGGCGAGGTTCCAGACCTGCACCGTCTGGTCCCGGCAGGCGACGGCCACGGTGCCCCCGCCAGGCGCGAACACGACCTCCCAGACCTCGTTGTTGAAGCCGCGGGTGCTCAGCAGGCGCTGGCCCGAGACGCTCCAGGTCCGCATCGTGGCGTCGGTGCTGCCGCTGGCGAGGGTGGCGCCGTCCGGGGAGAACGCCACGGACATCACCACTCCCGTGTGGCCGCTCAACGTGCCGAACATGCCGGGCGACGACGCGTCGGCGACGTTCCACAGCCGGATCTGACCGCGCTGGCTGCCGCTGGCGAGGGTGCGCCCGTTGGGCGAGAACTCCACGGTCCAGATCTGGTTGTCGCCGGGGTTCACGCTGGACAGCTGCTGGGGCGACGACGGGTCGGCGACGTTCCACAGCCGGATCGTGCCGTCGGCGCTGCCGGTCGCCAGGATGCCGCCGCCCAGCGGCGAGAACGCCACCGCCCACACCTCGCCGCCGAAGCCGGTCAGGGTGCCCACCTGCTGTGGGGACGACGGGCTGGACACCCGCCACAGCCCGACCGACCGGTTCTCGGCGGTGACGGCCAGCAGGCTCCCGTCGGGCGAGAACGCCACCGACACCTGCTTGCCCGAACCGGGCAGCACGGCGAGCTGCTGACCGGTGGACTCGTCCCACAGCCGCGCGGTCCCGTCGTCGCTGGCGCTGGCGACCGTGCGCCCGTTCGGGGAGACGGCGACGCCCTGCACCCGGCTGGTGTGGCCCGACAGCGTACGCGCCGCGTGGAAGCCCGAGGTCTGCGCCGGGGGCACGTTCGCCGGCTGGTCGTTCTGGCCACCCGGGTCGTTCGGGGCCGGGATCACGGGCGCCACCGCGCCGGAACCGCCATTGGACGTACCGCCGGGAGCCGCGCTGGACCCCGCGGCCGGCGAACCGGACGCGGCCTCGGTGTCGGCCAGGCTGTGCGTGGCGGCGGGCCCACTGCTTACTGACGGGTGAGTGCCGGCGATCACGCGCGGGCCGTTGCCCGAGCCGGAGCCGGCCCCGAACTTGATGATCACGACGGTCACCGAGCCGAGGAGCACCACGGCCGCGACCGCTGCGGCGATCACAACCGGGATCGTCCAGGCCGGGTGCGCTCTGGGG is a genomic window of Pseudofrankia inefficax containing:
- a CDS encoding serine/threonine-protein kinase; this translates as MSDGDFWVGPAAAPDKYRLVEQVGKGGEGEVWRAVLPLSAAGRTTVAIKIMPARPGDEAEWEQTDRLLSTLHHPGLVRVTDVFTGPGQHRAGLADASTRSGYVVMDFVEGLTLREWYNEHPDTRISDRIRKLRNVAGALDEMHSGRATNVPVAHGDVKPANIVVREDGGTVLVDLGLARLTDATGASGRSAPYAAPEMRVPGAMATPSADWYAFAATTAQVLLGARLPMTPEGWLDERLLAERLHRDPLTARRPALIQHIQDTLASPPQARTGSLALWLDAALDTLSQKTLTEGGTPTPSYPPAPSPAGAGPFDDGRELGTTQPDPGPEPSPPGPRRADEAATRVGRDQADVFSLSTPASAARPRRGRPVWAVPAAIGAAVLLLVGVTLGVVEFGGRSGSTADAAGPARGPVPSIAAPVPFHPLGKPLVGHTDRVEGVAYSPDGRTLASGGDDGTVHLWDVSRPGAPRDLGRVTGHTAAVDAVAFSRDGRTLASSGEDHTVRLWDVSQPSSARFLTALTADTGPVWALAFSPDRRTLATGSEDHTVRLWDVSNPAAPTELGGPLTEPNQVWSVTFSHDGHILATGNHDGHVRFYDVTNWQNPVMLSSPLAHTKPVLSAVFAPNGHILASASTDHLVRLWDVSNPAAPIPLGNPLILPNEAWTVTFTPDGRTLAVGGADNAVRLWNVQDPTQPTPIGSPLVGHSNTVTGVAFSPDGRTLASSSWDYSVRLWQAR
- a CDS encoding DUF397 domain-containing protein yields the protein MSTDQPISSGPCREDGAEAEGGATDSAAWAWRRASFCGPEANACVDVAFGPAAVAVRDSKDPSGPVLLFTTAEWAGFLSGVHNGEFELPHRELELPVC